TGGCATCCCCCGGCCCCCGCCCGCGGCCACCGACGTCCTCGCGAACTGGGAGGGTCGGCGCCGCTTTATTGCCGTCCGGCCCCTCCGGTCGGACGTGCCCCGGTCCGGGGCGGTGCCACGAATGACAGGAAGAGTCGTTATCAGCGAGACGCCGTTCGTCGACGTCGACTACCAGCGCGAACGCCTCGACGGCGCGACCGTCGAGGTCCGGGACACGCACACGGAGGGGGCCGTCCGCGAGGCGGCGGCCGACGCCGACGCGCTGATCGTCGACGTGCACACGCCGGTGACCGCGGACGCGCTGGCGAGCGCGGATCGGCTGCGGCTTGTCGCCCGCGCCGGGACCGGCTACGACAACGTCGACGTGAACGCGGCCGCCGAGCACGGGATCATCGTCACGAACGTCCCCGAGTACTGTACCGACGAGGTCGCGAGCCACGCGTTCGGGCTGTTGCTGGCGTGTCGCCGGCGCATCCCGGCGTACGACCGCGAGGTCCGGGACGGCGGGTGGGACTGGCGGACCGACCGCCCGATCCGCCGCGTCGCGGGGTCGACGCTGGGGCTGATCTCGTTCGGCGCCATCGCGCGCCGGGTCGCCGACTACGCCTCCGGGTTCGACATGGAGGTGATCGTCTACGACCCGTACGTCGACGAGGCGATCGTCGAGGGCTACGGCGGCCGCCTCGTCGAGTTCGACGAACTGTTCGAGGCGGCCGACGCCGTCTCCGTCCACGCCCCGCTGACCCCCGAGACGCGGGGGCTGATCGGCGCCGGCGAGTTCGCCCGCCTGCCCGACCACGCCGTCCTCGTCAACGTCGGCCGGGGCGGGATCGTCGACGAGGACGCGCTGGCCGAGGCGCTTCGCGAGGGCGACATCGCGGCCGCCGGCCTCGACGTTCTGGAGGAGGAGCCCCCGGAGGAGACGCCGCTTCGGGGCCTCGAAGACGTCGTCCTCACGCCACACGCCGGCTGGTACTCGACGGAGGCCCGCGCGGACCTCAACCGGACGCTCGCCCGACAGGTCGAGCGGACGCTCGCCGGCGAACGTCCCGAACACGCGATCGAACCGGACGCCTGGACCTGACGCACCGGCGGCGACCGCCGGTCGCGCCCGTCCCCGTCGGCAGGGACACGCGTCGCGGGCGTCGTGAGGTGCGAGGTCGGCCGAGAGGGTCGCGGGAGACGTGGTCTCAGGCGATCGAGGGGTCGGCGAGGGTCTTCCGGAGCGCGATGGCCATCTCCTCGAACGGGTCCATCTCGATCCCGTCGCTGGTGACGAGGACGCCCCGGTCGCCGACGATGACGCGACTGACGAAGCCGTCGGAGAAGACGCGGACGGTGAACTCGTACTCGCCGATGTCGGGTTCGACGTTCGGTTCGGTCGCGAGGCTCTCGTAGGTCTCCACGTCGGCGAAGCCGACGCGTTCGTTCTCGACGAACGCGCCTTTCGCCTCGCGGACCGCGTCTTCGTCGCCCGCGTAGAGGTCGGCCCGGACGTACAGCAACTCGAAGTCGTCGGGCGTGAAGTAGACGACCGACCTGAGCGAGTCGCCGACCGTTACCCGGGCCGTATTTACGATCGTTTCCGCGAAGTCGTCGGTGACGAGGTCCGCCATAGCAGTCCCCGTAGGTCCCCGAGCGGCATCAACTCGCGCGCTAACGGGACCGGTCGATTCCGGTGTTGCTTTTGTGCCGGCCCCCGAACGGACCCACGATGCGACAGTACCTCGACCTCGTCGACGCGGTCCTCTCGGGGGGCGCCTACAAGCCGAACCGGACCGGCGTCGACACGATTTCGTCGTTCAGCCGGCACTACGAGGTCGATCTGGGGGAGGGATACCCCCTGCTGACGACCAAGAAGATGGACGGCTACCGGTGGAACTCGATGATCCACGAACTGTGCTGGTACCTCTCGGGCGAGGAGCACGTCAGGAACCTGCGCGAGGAGACGAAGATCTGGGACGCCTGGGCCGACGAGGAGGGGCGCCTCGACACCGCCTACGGCCGCTTCTGGCGCCGGTTCCCGATCCCGGAGGGCGAGGCGCGCCTCGACGGCGAGTCCTGGCCCGACGCCGGCCACCGGTGGGTGACCGAGGAGGCCGACGGTCGGCAGACGTTCGACCAGTTACGGTACGTGATCGACACGCTCTCGGACGCGCCGAACTCCCGGCGACTCGTCGTCGACGCGTGGC
The Salinilacihabitans rarus DNA segment above includes these coding regions:
- a CDS encoding C-terminal binding protein; this encodes MTGRVVISETPFVDVDYQRERLDGATVEVRDTHTEGAVREAAADADALIVDVHTPVTADALASADRLRLVARAGTGYDNVDVNAAAEHGIIVTNVPEYCTDEVASHAFGLLLACRRRIPAYDREVRDGGWDWRTDRPIRRVAGSTLGLISFGAIARRVADYASGFDMEVIVYDPYVDEAIVEGYGGRLVEFDELFEAADAVSVHAPLTPETRGLIGAGEFARLPDHAVLVNVGRGGIVDEDALAEALREGDIAAAGLDVLEEEPPEETPLRGLEDVVLTPHAGWYSTEARADLNRTLARQVERTLAGERPEHAIEPDAWT
- a CDS encoding DUF7522 family protein encodes the protein MADLVTDDFAETIVNTARVTVGDSLRSVVYFTPDDFELLYVRADLYAGDEDAVREAKGAFVENERVGFADVETYESLATEPNVEPDIGEYEFTVRVFSDGFVSRVIVGDRGVLVTSDGIEMDPFEEMAIALRKTLADPSIA